One window of Legionella pneumophila subsp. pneumophila str. Philadelphia 1 genomic DNA carries:
- the lem8 gene encoding Dot/Icm T4SS effector Lem8, producing MPQILNALAAVIEADLVKLNPEQKEIVDKYSDKLLNVQYKAHQPRTFELAVKTMKEQLEQLSTSLKKINSEMAPDKDKRRHEMIQKIESDLKLIESCINGDFEKNYQNLKKEFLQFLHEADSKDPFLKKIHGLLEQDNPSILYLIEQELESSYYKDKYSQQFNQLILLMKLKVSHIPNPVVTPNLLQDVSLLQLEGEIEKQRMIAIIDGQEPLARALKYLSIGCTTTAARTKELQKTIVQHGTNLQAYRHQEKCRELGGRIVLHCSQAMLPGMGLKSGMCHGLARHWANDVIKKDRFMGFRGNQEVSIQPTKATDKILQAIPSFNDFVRLNPKIYETQQSQKEHIFLEYEDTVGSEPEKQFEEFTDRIMSELDKYGKSATFVSYANSSSGHVVAIHKRTKPTPQGFIIDYFDANAGWMQFKDDKSFQEFLTYYLNDRHAKEKLKSIAFETLCYPSSYTHMLDKLCEKAPQPTPQRQRAQSLSAETERNTPQIKSQISEKTEKTEKTEKTEKTEKTENEQSRNTRGFPI from the coding sequence ATGCCTCAAATCCTAAATGCATTAGCGGCTGTCATTGAAGCTGACTTGGTAAAACTAAATCCTGAGCAGAAAGAGATTGTTGATAAATACTCTGACAAACTCTTAAATGTTCAATATAAAGCTCATCAACCACGCACATTTGAGTTAGCAGTAAAAACCATGAAAGAGCAACTCGAACAATTATCTACTTCATTGAAAAAAATAAATTCAGAGATGGCACCAGACAAAGATAAACGTCGGCATGAAATGATTCAAAAAATTGAGAGTGATTTAAAACTCATAGAGAGTTGTATAAACGGGGATTTTGAAAAGAATTATCAAAATCTAAAGAAAGAGTTTTTACAATTTTTACACGAGGCTGATAGCAAAGACCCTTTTCTTAAAAAAATTCACGGTCTTTTAGAACAAGATAATCCATCAATCCTGTATCTAATTGAGCAAGAATTGGAATCCTCATATTATAAAGATAAATATTCTCAACAATTTAACCAATTGATTTTGTTGATGAAATTAAAAGTATCTCATATTCCAAATCCAGTGGTTACTCCAAACTTGTTACAAGACGTATCCTTGCTTCAATTGGAAGGAGAAATTGAAAAGCAACGAATGATAGCCATAATTGATGGACAGGAGCCCTTAGCTCGTGCGTTAAAATATTTATCGATTGGATGCACTACAACTGCTGCGAGAACGAAGGAGTTACAGAAAACCATAGTTCAGCATGGTACAAATTTGCAGGCCTATCGGCATCAAGAAAAATGTCGTGAACTAGGTGGTCGGATTGTTCTCCATTGCAGTCAGGCAATGCTTCCAGGCATGGGTTTAAAGAGTGGTATGTGTCACGGCTTAGCTAGGCATTGGGCAAACGATGTAATAAAGAAAGACAGATTTATGGGCTTTCGAGGGAATCAAGAGGTATCTATTCAGCCAACCAAAGCAACGGATAAAATACTACAGGCAATACCAAGTTTTAATGATTTTGTCCGTCTTAATCCTAAAATCTATGAAACTCAACAGTCTCAAAAAGAACATATCTTTCTTGAGTATGAGGATACAGTGGGATCTGAACCAGAAAAACAGTTTGAAGAATTCACTGATCGAATAATGTCTGAATTAGACAAGTATGGTAAATCTGCTACCTTTGTTAGCTATGCTAATAGCAGTTCTGGACATGTTGTTGCTATCCACAAACGAACTAAACCGACACCTCAAGGTTTCATCATCGACTATTTTGATGCTAATGCAGGTTGGATGCAGTTTAAAGACGATAAGAGTTTTCAAGAGTTTTTAACCTATTACTTAAATGATAGACATGCAAAAGAAAAACTTAAGAGCATTGCTTTTGAAACCCTGTGTTATCCTAGCTCCTACACTCATATGTTGGATAAGCTCTGTGAAAAAGCACCACAACCTACTCCTCAGAGACAAAGAGCACAGAGCTTGTCAGCAGAAACAGAAAGAAACACTCCTCAAATAAAGTCACAAATTAGCGAAAAAACTGAGAAAACTGAGAAAACTGAGAAAACTGAGAAAACTGAGAAAACTGAGAATGAGCAAAGCAGAAATACAAGAGGATTTCCTATTTAA
- a CDS encoding ATP-binding protein, whose translation MKSSIRKFLLINLLLAITITTTLTAIGNYYLDQKDIQDHLDTLMAISALSYQALLGDDLHQRPLAKIQNALESIPQKINTYYQKRYLNDEPQENYLDKFNFQVWTNGGKLLLHSPTAPKIPLTAETDGFSDKRISNQDWRVFTTYNDKAGIRTVLAERYDTRNELGHRIAQDDLYIMLLTFPLSGLLIWIIIGRGLDSLDRVAEEVANRAPSHLEPVDLQEVPEEIKPVIDELNKLFFRLKEGFEREKRFAADAAHELRTPLAALKAQAQVALNSNDIEEKNQALQKLIASVNRSTHIVQQLLTMSKLVPEATELHEQDEVNLSKLTREILAMLAPSAVEKQIELEFETDEKMPKIYGNPTALGILIRNLVDNSIRYSMENGRVIVRLLKHNNEIILEVCDNGPGIPPELQKRVFERFFRVLGNKSPGSGLGLAIVQQICELHGGRVVLDSPKIGTGLIVRVYLPIKTKPK comes from the coding sequence GTGAAATCGTCCATTCGAAAATTTTTATTAATTAATCTGCTTCTTGCAATTACTATTACTACAACATTAACTGCTATTGGTAACTATTATCTTGATCAAAAAGACATTCAAGACCACCTTGATACATTGATGGCTATTTCCGCGCTATCCTATCAAGCCTTATTAGGGGATGATCTTCATCAAAGGCCTCTTGCAAAAATTCAAAATGCCCTGGAATCTATTCCCCAAAAAATTAATACTTATTATCAAAAAAGATATTTAAATGATGAGCCTCAAGAAAATTATTTGGATAAATTTAATTTTCAGGTATGGACCAATGGAGGTAAATTATTATTACATTCACCTACTGCCCCTAAAATACCATTAACAGCAGAGACAGACGGCTTCAGCGATAAAAGAATTTCTAACCAGGATTGGCGAGTATTCACAACTTATAATGACAAAGCAGGAATTCGTACTGTACTGGCAGAGCGTTATGATACCAGAAATGAGCTGGGTCACAGAATTGCCCAAGATGATCTCTATATTATGTTGCTTACTTTTCCATTATCAGGACTATTGATATGGATCATTATTGGAAGAGGACTAGACAGTCTGGATAGAGTAGCAGAAGAGGTTGCTAACCGCGCACCAAGTCACCTGGAACCTGTTGATTTACAAGAAGTTCCCGAAGAAATTAAACCTGTAATTGATGAATTAAATAAATTATTTTTTCGACTCAAGGAAGGGTTTGAGCGTGAAAAACGATTTGCTGCCGATGCAGCACATGAGTTGAGAACACCTCTTGCAGCACTTAAAGCCCAAGCTCAAGTGGCTTTGAACTCCAATGATATAGAAGAAAAAAATCAGGCTTTACAAAAATTAATTGCCAGTGTTAATCGAAGTACACATATAGTGCAGCAGTTACTAACCATGAGTAAACTTGTACCAGAAGCAACAGAACTACATGAGCAAGATGAAGTCAATCTAAGTAAATTAACTCGTGAAATATTAGCTATGTTAGCTCCGTCTGCAGTTGAAAAACAAATTGAACTGGAATTTGAAACTGATGAGAAAATGCCTAAAATTTATGGAAATCCAACCGCTTTGGGAATATTAATACGCAATCTGGTTGATAATTCCATTCGATATTCCATGGAAAATGGAAGAGTCATTGTTCGATTATTAAAACATAATAACGAAATCATACTCGAAGTATGTGACAATGGCCCAGGAATCCCGCCTGAATTACAAAAACGTGTTTTTGAAAGATTTTTTAGAGTATTAGGAAACAAAAGCCCTGGTAGCGGTCTGGGTTTGGCTATCGTACAGCAAATTTGCGAACTTCACGGTGGAAGAGTCGTGCTTGACTCACCTAAAATTGGTACAGGCTTAATTGTGAGAGTTTACTTGCCCATCAAAACAAAACCAAAATAA
- a CDS encoding response regulator, producing MRLLLVEDDELLGDAVKAGLTQFGYVVDWLKDGEAARAALKSESFELIILDLGLPKLSGLSLLQNIRHDGNSTPVIILTARESIEDRVKGLDSGADDYHIKPFDLNELSARIRALVRRSQGRADSVLQYKNITLDPAAHSVFVDDVLVNVPRREFALLQKLLENSGQVLSREQLMQSIYGWEEDVDSNALEVHIHNLRKKLNANFIRTIRGVGYMAEKNDSVLLS from the coding sequence ATGAGATTATTACTTGTTGAAGACGATGAACTGCTTGGCGATGCAGTAAAAGCCGGACTGACACAATTTGGTTATGTTGTTGACTGGCTAAAAGATGGCGAAGCTGCTCGGGCGGCTCTCAAATCAGAGTCTTTTGAATTAATTATTCTTGACTTGGGATTACCTAAATTATCCGGTTTATCATTATTGCAAAACATCAGACATGATGGAAATAGCACACCTGTGATTATTCTTACAGCTCGAGAATCAATAGAAGATCGGGTAAAAGGCTTAGATAGCGGTGCTGACGATTATCATATTAAGCCTTTTGATTTAAACGAATTAAGTGCAAGGATTAGAGCATTGGTAAGGCGCTCTCAGGGCAGAGCTGATTCCGTGTTGCAATATAAAAATATTACTCTCGATCCTGCTGCTCATTCTGTCTTCGTGGATGATGTACTCGTCAATGTTCCAAGAAGAGAATTTGCTCTATTGCAGAAATTACTTGAAAACAGTGGCCAGGTTTTATCTCGAGAACAATTAATGCAGAGTATTTATGGCTGGGAAGAAGACGTGGACAGTAATGCTCTCGAAGTTCATATACATAATTTACGTAAAAAACTTAACGCAAACTTTATCCGCACTATACGTGGTGTAGGATATATGGCTGAAAAAAATGACAGTGTACTTCTATCGTGA
- a CDS encoding septation protein A has translation MKLLFDFFPIVLFFIVYKFFGIYTATAVAMVASLTQVAFYRLKFQHYEKMHLFSLAIIMVLGGATLFFQNPWFIKWKPTGIYWLSALVFYGSSYIGSKPLIQKMMEANINLTTKIWYRLNLAWTLFFIVMGALNLYVAYHYDTDVWVNFKLFGGVGFTLLFVLIQAFYLTKHTDEKSFEKQ, from the coding sequence ATGAAATTACTATTCGATTTTTTTCCTATCGTTTTATTTTTTATAGTCTATAAATTTTTTGGCATTTATACCGCTACTGCTGTTGCTATGGTAGCTTCATTAACTCAAGTTGCGTTTTACAGATTAAAGTTTCAGCATTATGAAAAAATGCATTTGTTTAGTCTGGCTATCATTATGGTCTTGGGAGGAGCGACGTTATTCTTTCAAAACCCTTGGTTTATCAAATGGAAGCCTACAGGAATCTACTGGTTATCTGCTCTTGTCTTTTATGGTTCAAGTTATATAGGATCTAAGCCACTAATACAAAAAATGATGGAAGCAAACATCAATTTAACAACAAAAATTTGGTATCGACTTAATTTAGCATGGACATTATTTTTTATAGTAATGGGGGCATTAAATTTATATGTTGCCTATCATTATGACACTGATGTATGGGTTAATTTTAAATTATTTGGTGGTGTTGGGTTTACTTTACTTTTTGTGTTGATTCAAGCTTTTTATTTAACAAAACACACAGATGAAAAAAGCTTTGAAAAACAATAG
- a CDS encoding lytic transglycosylase: MNCNLLIIKRFLSFILIFIGISNPAISGTAPDVWDVLRSEFSLSHEVTRPEVQEQIRWLISHPSYINKVSSQSEPYIYHVLGEIKKRKLPGELALLPMIESAYDPFAYSGAGAAGIWQLMPRTGSDLGLKQDWWFDGRRSIGPSTDAALNYLVYLNKYFSGNWILAIAAYDSGEGTISRALKSTARNGRKVQFWNLPVPRETKVYIPRLLALAEIINNPKRYKISLPNIPYLPYFEEVNIGSQIDLNHAAKLAGISYKELIKLNPGYNRWTTAPYKPFKLLIPAEKVERFNLNLSNIPEDKRVNWTKHQVKRGDSLDAIAKRYHTTVNLIKQLNQLTSNKVQLNQSLLIPSSKNSPVAAKIPPQEKKPATKQLAPMKNVRIIHIVQNNDSYQKIQKTYGVAAKEIQNWNKLANNAPLRKGQRLIIWKRVKQPVVYIVKSGDSLSVIAKKHQTKVNTIISLNPGLKKSMLLRLGQKILIG, translated from the coding sequence TTGAATTGTAATTTATTGATTATAAAAAGATTTTTATCATTCATCCTTATTTTTATTGGTATTTCTAACCCGGCAATTTCTGGCACAGCTCCAGATGTATGGGATGTATTACGTAGTGAATTTAGCTTAAGCCATGAAGTAACTCGCCCAGAAGTGCAAGAACAAATCAGATGGCTAATTTCTCATCCTAGTTATATCAACAAAGTAAGTAGCCAATCTGAACCTTACATTTACCACGTATTAGGTGAGATAAAGAAAAGAAAACTGCCCGGAGAATTGGCGCTACTCCCCATGATAGAAAGTGCATATGATCCTTTTGCCTATTCAGGAGCAGGCGCTGCTGGTATATGGCAACTCATGCCTCGAACTGGAAGCGATCTTGGATTAAAGCAAGACTGGTGGTTTGATGGAAGACGTAGCATTGGCCCTTCAACTGATGCCGCATTAAATTACCTCGTCTATCTAAATAAATATTTTAGTGGTAACTGGATTTTAGCTATTGCCGCTTATGACTCTGGAGAAGGAACAATTTCACGGGCGCTCAAATCAACCGCACGTAACGGGCGCAAGGTGCAATTCTGGAATCTGCCAGTTCCCAGAGAAACCAAGGTATATATCCCGCGTTTATTAGCTCTGGCAGAAATTATTAACAATCCAAAACGGTATAAAATATCACTTCCCAATATTCCCTATCTTCCTTATTTTGAAGAGGTCAATATTGGTAGTCAAATTGATTTAAATCATGCCGCTAAACTCGCCGGCATCAGTTATAAGGAGTTGATTAAACTAAATCCCGGTTATAATCGATGGACAACTGCACCTTATAAGCCATTTAAATTACTAATACCTGCTGAAAAAGTCGAAAGATTTAACTTGAATCTATCGAATATACCCGAAGATAAGCGCGTAAACTGGACTAAACATCAAGTAAAAAGAGGTGACAGCTTGGATGCTATTGCAAAGAGATATCACACAACAGTCAATTTGATAAAACAACTCAACCAATTAACCAGCAATAAAGTTCAACTTAATCAATCCCTACTCATTCCGAGCAGCAAAAATTCCCCGGTAGCAGCTAAAATACCTCCACAAGAAAAAAAACCTGCTACTAAACAGCTGGCACCTATGAAAAATGTCCGTATTATTCATATCGTACAAAATAATGATAGTTATCAGAAAATTCAAAAAACTTATGGGGTTGCAGCTAAAGAGATACAAAACTGGAATAAATTGGCAAATAACGCGCCATTACGTAAAGGCCAGCGGCTGATCATATGGAAAAGAGTCAAGCAACCTGTTGTGTATATAGTAAAATCAGGGGATAGTTTGAGCGTTATTGCCAAAAAGCACCAAACAAAAGTGAATACTATTATCAGTTTAAATCCAGGACTTAAAAAATCAATGCTCCTTCGCTTGGGACAAAAAATATTAATTGGCTAG
- the gloB gene encoding hydroxyacylglutathione hydrolase, with protein MTILPISAFSDNYIWTFIDKIAGVLDCVDPGEAAPIIRFAQSNQLTLRTILLTHHHYDHIGGVDSLIKQWPSCKVYGPIDERINNVTHPIKQGQSVQVGSLHFHILFNPGHTSTHISYYEPQQGWLFCGDTLFSAGCGRVFDGTIEELHESLLLFKKLPRNTKVFCAHEYTFQNLKFAHTVEPCNSSVINYMQQILKQPSSCTLPSNIDLELSINPFLRTDKEQVKQYALSHGANSSDSLDVFKVLRNQKNSFK; from the coding sequence ATGACTATCCTGCCTATTTCGGCTTTTTCAGATAATTATATCTGGACCTTTATTGATAAAATAGCTGGGGTATTAGATTGTGTTGATCCAGGAGAAGCAGCACCAATAATACGCTTTGCCCAATCCAACCAGCTGACACTAAGAACGATATTATTAACCCACCACCACTATGATCATATAGGAGGTGTTGACTCGCTAATCAAGCAATGGCCATCTTGTAAGGTCTATGGCCCCATAGATGAACGAATCAATAATGTAACCCACCCAATTAAACAAGGTCAATCTGTTCAAGTGGGCTCTCTTCACTTTCATATTTTATTTAATCCAGGGCATACTTCTACCCATATCAGTTATTATGAACCACAACAAGGATGGTTATTTTGTGGAGATACTCTATTTTCTGCTGGTTGCGGTAGAGTGTTTGATGGAACTATAGAGGAATTGCATGAATCCCTGCTCTTATTTAAAAAACTCCCGCGAAATACTAAAGTTTTTTGTGCTCATGAATACACCTTCCAGAATTTAAAATTTGCACATACCGTTGAGCCCTGCAATTCATCAGTCATCAATTACATGCAACAAATTCTGAAACAACCATCATCTTGTACTCTCCCGTCTAATATAGACTTGGAATTATCAATTAATCCTTTTTTACGCACTGATAAAGAGCAAGTAAAACAATATGCTCTCTCGCATGGTGCGAATTCTTCAGATTCTCTGGACGTTTTTAAAGTATTGAGAAATCAAAAAAACTCATTCAAATAA
- a CDS encoding 23S rRNA (adenine(2030)-N(6))-methyltransferase RlmJ yields MLSYQHGYHAGNFADVIKHITLTRLLAYLTHKDKPLFYLETHSGRGIYDLKDKQSLKTEEYKEGINPVWLDRENLPSLFLEYISVIKQINLNSTLSYYPGSPYFAINQLRSQDRLYLCELHPTEYNFLLKLPHFNKKVYVNHTDGVSKLNALLPPPEKRGLIFIDPSYERKEEYKEIPYAIKNAYSKFSTGLYCVWYPVVNKAWTEQFLRKMREISSKSVRIELHLNPLINEGMTGCGLWIINPPYTFPSEIKLVLETLTTYFNPGSSSYMIESGSKLCHEL; encoded by the coding sequence ATGCTCAGTTATCAACATGGCTATCATGCCGGAAATTTTGCTGATGTCATCAAGCACATCACCCTAACTCGACTATTGGCTTATCTAACCCACAAAGATAAACCCTTATTCTATCTTGAAACCCATTCAGGTCGAGGGATATATGATTTAAAAGACAAGCAGTCTTTAAAAACAGAAGAATATAAGGAAGGAATTAATCCAGTATGGCTCGATAGAGAGAATCTCCCCTCTCTTTTTCTTGAATATATTAGTGTAATCAAGCAAATAAATCTTAATTCAACATTGAGTTATTATCCTGGTTCCCCCTATTTCGCAATCAATCAACTGCGCTCTCAAGACCGATTATACTTATGTGAATTACACCCAACAGAATATAATTTCTTATTAAAACTTCCTCATTTTAATAAAAAAGTTTATGTTAACCACACGGATGGAGTTTCAAAATTAAATGCCCTTTTGCCGCCACCGGAAAAACGTGGGTTAATTTTTATTGATCCCTCATATGAAAGAAAAGAAGAATACAAAGAAATTCCATACGCTATAAAAAATGCTTACTCAAAATTTTCTACCGGCTTATATTGTGTTTGGTATCCTGTTGTCAATAAAGCATGGACTGAACAATTCTTGAGGAAAATGAGAGAAATTAGTTCCAAATCGGTAAGGATTGAGCTTCATTTGAATCCACTCATTAATGAAGGAATGACTGGTTGTGGTCTTTGGATAATTAATCCTCCCTATACTTTCCCTTCAGAAATCAAGTTAGTTTTAGAGACATTAACAACTTATTTTAACCCTGGCTCATCTTCTTATATGATTGAATCAGGTTCAAAATTATGTCACGAGTTATAA